Proteins encoded together in one Megalops cyprinoides isolate fMegCyp1 chromosome 20, fMegCyp1.pri, whole genome shotgun sequence window:
- the crfb16 gene encoding cytokine receptor family member B16 — MLQSGSLPTLLLLLSFTFSIETDTRLLSPPQKVRIESTNMKHLLKWSPLQVSCGTVTYSVQFQGEFELQFLNGSWENALDCQSIHENVCDLTPDLASDSDYDIRVRAECGGRVSRWTSPGTRFNRRETNLSTPDMKVNVSGDFIHVEFADLPRNVDIILTHWKQGQELSASRHHITAEWNPFHLGRLESGATYCLSAQALLHNINKSTSTETKCFSISESMLPWLKPTAVFVAVVIIMALGLAAFWSLTRCCPTLLHACWPKEQLPKALLHGEAVNTLRVRTEEELRELYHSLQVLDPSQLEREEEKG, encoded by the exons ATGCTTCAGAGTGGGAGCTTACCAaccctgctgctgttactgagCTTCACCTTTTCTATAGAAACAG ATACCAGGCTGCTATCCCCACCACAGAAAGTCCGCATAGAATCAACAAACATGAAGCACCTGCTCAAGTGGAGCCCCCTGCAAGTCTCCTGTGGTACTGTCACCTACTCAGTTCAGTTCCAGGG GGAGTTTGAACTACAGTTTCTGAACGGAAGCTGGGAGAATGCCTTGGACTGTCAGAGCATCCATGAGAACGTCTGTGACTTGACCCCTGACCTCGCCTCTGACTCTGACTATGACATCCGCGTGAGGGCCGAGTGTGGAGGGCGGGTCTCCCGCTGGACAAGCCCTGGGACACGCTtcaacaggagagaga CAAACCTCTCAACCCCTGACATGAAAGTCAATGTGTCTGGTGACTTCATCCATGTGGAGTTCGCCGACCTTCCCAGAAATGTGGATATAATCCTCACGCACTGGAAACAAGGCCAGGAGCTCAGT GCTTCCAGGCACCACATCACTGCAGAGTGGAACCCCTTTCACCTGGGGAGGTTGGAGAGCGGGGCCACCTATTGCCTCAGTGCACAGGCCCTTCTGCACAACATCAACAAGAGCACCAGCACAGAGACAAAGTGCTTCAGCATTTCTG AATCCATGCTCCCCTGGCTGAAGCCCACCGCTGTGTTTGTTGCGGTGGTCATCATTATGGCCCTGGGGCTTGCAGCGTTTTGGTCTCTGACACGGTGCTGCCCCACCCTCCTACATGCCTGCTGGCCTAAGGAACAGCTGCCAAAGGCACTG CTCCACGGAGAGGCGGTGAACACACTGAGGGTCCGCACAGAGGAGGAGCTCCGAGAACTGTACCACTCATTGCAGGTGCTGGACCCAAGCCAGCTcgagagagaagaggagaaggggTGA
- the parla gene encoding presenilins-associated rhomboid-like protein, mitochondrial isoform X1 yields the protein MAWRGCFLRWTRGDICIATTRGNRFPLCTQQRCGFRKAPKKPEVKKAEVEEAALKQSELIEGVHQRKGVEPPTQPSPPRSFGRLFKPLVFTVGFSGCSFGAAAIWQYESLKLRVQTYMDEARAEWLEKLRPQKEGDLQKQTDDTAYWHRWWNQLSDFQKQTIVVLFQVNQWWDSLTQGQRTVSGIIVANALVLCCWRIPSLQRTMVKYFTSNPGSKTLCFPMVLSTFSHYSFLHMAANMYVLWSFSSSIVSLLGPEQFMAVYLSAGVISTFVSYMCKTATGRFGPSLGASGAIMTVLAAVCTKIPEAKLAIVFLPMFTFTAGSALKAIVAVDTVGLVLGWKFFDHAAHLGGTLFGIWYVAYGHELIWKNREPLVKMWHDLRTKGPGGGGAL from the exons ATGGCGTGGAGGGGCTGTTTTCTGAGATGGACTAGAGGAGATATATGCATCGCCACCACGCGAGGAAACAG GTTCCCcctctgcacacagcagagatgtGGCTTCCGCAAGGCTCCAAAGAAGCCGGAGGTCAAGAAGGCAGAGGTGGAGGAAGCGGCCCTCAAACAGTCAGAGCTCATCGAAGGGGTACACCAAAGGAAGGGGGTGGAACCCCCCACACAACCCAGCCCCCCTAGGTCCTTTGGAAGACTGTTCAAGCCTCTGGTGTTCACAGTAGGG TTTTCAGGATGCTCCTTTGGTGCAGCGGCGATCTGGCAGTATGAGTCTCTGAAGTTACGTGTGCAGACCTACATGGACGAGGCACGGGCAGAGTGGCTGGAGAAACTACGGCCACAGAAGGAGGGTGACCTCCAAAAACAG ACTGATGACACGGCCTACTGGCACCGCTGGTGGAACCAGCTGTCAGACTTCCAAAAACAGACAAttgttgttctgtttcaggTGAACCAGTGGTGGGACAGTTTGACTCAGGGACAGCGGACGGTCTCAG GGATCATAGTGGCAAACGCCCTGGTGCTCTGCTGTTGGAGAATTCCTTCCCTGCAGCGAACTATGGTCAAGTACTTCACCTCCAACCCTGGTTCCA AGACTCTGTGCTTTCCCATGGTCCTCTCCACCTTCAGCCACTATTCCTTCCTTCACATGGCAGCCAACATGTACGTGCTGTGGAGCTTCTCCTCCAGCATTGTGTCTCTGCTTGGCCCAGAGCAGTTCATGGCCGTCTACCTGTCTGCAG GTGTGATCTCCACATTCGTCAGTTACATGTGTAAAACAGCCACGGGACGCTTTGGTCCTTCGCTTGGAGCG TCAGGAGCCATAATGACAGTCCTGGCTGCAGTCTGTACGAAGATTCCCGAGGCCAAGCTGGCCATTGTCTTCCTGCCCATGTTCACCTTCACTGCAGGCAGT GCCCTGAAAGCGATTGTTGCTGTGGATACGGTCGGCCTGGTTTTGGGGTGGAAGTTTTTTGACCATGCGGCCCACCTGGGTGGAACTCTCTTTGGAAT CTGGTATGTCGCATATGGTCATGAGCTAATCTGGAAGAACCGCGAGCCACTGGTGAAGATGTGGCACGACCTGCGAACCAAGGGTCCAGGTGGGGGTGGTGCTCTGTAG
- the parla gene encoding presenilins-associated rhomboid-like protein, mitochondrial isoform X2, with protein MAWRGCFLRWTRGDICIATTRGNRFPLCTQQRCGFRKAPKKPEVKKAEVEEAALKQSELIEGVHQRKGVEPPTQPSPPRSFGRLFKPLVFTVGFSGCSFGAAAIWQYESLKLRVQTYMDEARAEWLEKLRPQKEGDLQKQVNQWWDSLTQGQRTVSGIIVANALVLCCWRIPSLQRTMVKYFTSNPGSKTLCFPMVLSTFSHYSFLHMAANMYVLWSFSSSIVSLLGPEQFMAVYLSAGVISTFVSYMCKTATGRFGPSLGASGAIMTVLAAVCTKIPEAKLAIVFLPMFTFTAGSALKAIVAVDTVGLVLGWKFFDHAAHLGGTLFGIWYVAYGHELIWKNREPLVKMWHDLRTKGPGGGGAL; from the exons ATGGCGTGGAGGGGCTGTTTTCTGAGATGGACTAGAGGAGATATATGCATCGCCACCACGCGAGGAAACAG GTTCCCcctctgcacacagcagagatgtGGCTTCCGCAAGGCTCCAAAGAAGCCGGAGGTCAAGAAGGCAGAGGTGGAGGAAGCGGCCCTCAAACAGTCAGAGCTCATCGAAGGGGTACACCAAAGGAAGGGGGTGGAACCCCCCACACAACCCAGCCCCCCTAGGTCCTTTGGAAGACTGTTCAAGCCTCTGGTGTTCACAGTAGGG TTTTCAGGATGCTCCTTTGGTGCAGCGGCGATCTGGCAGTATGAGTCTCTGAAGTTACGTGTGCAGACCTACATGGACGAGGCACGGGCAGAGTGGCTGGAGAAACTACGGCCACAGAAGGAGGGTGACCTCCAAAAACAG gTGAACCAGTGGTGGGACAGTTTGACTCAGGGACAGCGGACGGTCTCAG GGATCATAGTGGCAAACGCCCTGGTGCTCTGCTGTTGGAGAATTCCTTCCCTGCAGCGAACTATGGTCAAGTACTTCACCTCCAACCCTGGTTCCA AGACTCTGTGCTTTCCCATGGTCCTCTCCACCTTCAGCCACTATTCCTTCCTTCACATGGCAGCCAACATGTACGTGCTGTGGAGCTTCTCCTCCAGCATTGTGTCTCTGCTTGGCCCAGAGCAGTTCATGGCCGTCTACCTGTCTGCAG GTGTGATCTCCACATTCGTCAGTTACATGTGTAAAACAGCCACGGGACGCTTTGGTCCTTCGCTTGGAGCG TCAGGAGCCATAATGACAGTCCTGGCTGCAGTCTGTACGAAGATTCCCGAGGCCAAGCTGGCCATTGTCTTCCTGCCCATGTTCACCTTCACTGCAGGCAGT GCCCTGAAAGCGATTGTTGCTGTGGATACGGTCGGCCTGGTTTTGGGGTGGAAGTTTTTTGACCATGCGGCCCACCTGGGTGGAACTCTCTTTGGAAT CTGGTATGTCGCATATGGTCATGAGCTAATCTGGAAGAACCGCGAGCCACTGGTGAAGATGTGGCACGACCTGCGAACCAAGGGTCCAGGTGGGGGTGGTGCTCTGTAG